One Helianthus annuus cultivar XRQ/B chromosome 7, HanXRQr2.0-SUNRISE, whole genome shotgun sequence genomic region harbors:
- the LOC110910069 gene encoding CASP-like protein 1E2, protein METELKMVNTKSSFNSKALIVRLLALTLTLVAAVLLGVDKQTTTVSLTIVTSLPPVDLPVTAKWNQMSAFVYFVIANAIACSYGATSLIVILVTRGKNKLVSLMVTVLDIVMVALLFSAIGATGSVGLIGYNGNSHVNWDKVCNVFGKFCHQVAIAVFLSFAGSIAYLLLIVLAALKLHDEF, encoded by the exons ATGGAGACGGAACTCAAGATGGTGAACACAAAGTCCAGCTTCAACAGCAAGGCTTTGATTGTGAGGTTGTTAGCACTCACACTCACTCTAGTCGCTGCGGTCCTACTCGGAGTTGATAAGCAGACTACCACGGTCTCTCTCACCATCGTTACGTCCCTACCGCCGGTAGACCTCCCTGTCACTGCTAAGTGGAATCAAATGTCCGCATTTGT GTATTTTGTGATTGCAAATGCAATTGCGTGCTCATACGGAGCAACATCTTTGATTGTCATATTGGTAACAAGAGGCAAAAATAAGCTTGTGTCATTGATGGTAACTGTTTTAGACATAGTGATGGTGGCACTACTGTTTTCCGCGATCGGAGCAACCGGTTCAGTCGGTTTGATCGGCTACAATGGCAACTCACATGTGAATTGGGACAAGGTGTGTAATGTGTTCGGTAAATTTTGCCACCAGGTAGCCATAGCTGTTTTTCTTTCCTTTGCTGGTAGCATAGCATATCTTCTTCTTATTGTTCTTGCTGCTTTAAAGCTTCATGACGAGTTTTGA